One genomic region from Chloroherpetonaceae bacterium encodes:
- the mreC gene encoding rod shape-determining protein MreC, which yields MFLRRILETIVEDLRQYLLLVFLCLISLALFSNRESASLRYIRTGGLEAFGFLESSFSYFSNYFNLYSQNLELQNRNLSLSAEVNFLRNAKYENETLKRLLVYRDSTNFSVRLARVVDRTFSPEKNFIMINIGSNDSISVDMPVVCDKGLVGRIVLVSPNFSLVQLAINSDFKIGVISELSRTAGIITWKGGDIAKASLEYVSLSSKLAKGERLFTTEYSTFANAQTLVGTVSNVWEEQGKNFFQVELTYAVDFTALDYVFVEQRTPTLEKKSVIGSYKIFQSQ from the coding sequence ATGTTTCTTCGGCGGATACTTGAAACGATTGTAGAAGATCTTCGGCAGTATCTCTTGTTAGTTTTTTTGTGTCTTATTTCCCTTGCGCTTTTTTCAAATCGTGAATCTGCCTCGCTTCGATATATCCGAACTGGTGGGTTAGAAGCTTTTGGTTTTCTCGAATCTTCATTTTCTTACTTTTCAAACTACTTTAATCTTTACTCTCAAAATTTAGAGCTTCAAAATCGGAACTTGTCGCTTTCGGCTGAAGTAAATTTTTTAAGAAATGCGAAGTACGAAAATGAAACGCTAAAAAGGCTATTGGTTTACCGAGACTCCACCAATTTCTCCGTTCGCCTTGCGAGGGTTGTTGACCGAACCTTTTCTCCCGAAAAGAATTTTATTATGATCAATATTGGCAGTAATGATAGTATTTCGGTCGATATGCCGGTGGTCTGCGATAAAGGCCTCGTGGGAAGAATCGTGCTTGTTTCTCCAAATTTTTCACTTGTACAATTGGCCATCAATTCTGATTTCAAAATCGGGGTGATTTCGGAACTTTCGCGTACTGCAGGAATTATAACTTGGAAGGGCGGCGATATCGCAAAAGCATCGCTTGAATATGTTTCACTGAGCAGCAAACTTGCAAAAGGTGAACGCTTATTCACCACAGAATACAGCACTTTTGCTAATGCTCAAACTTTAGTGGGAACGGTCAGCAATGTTTGGGAAGAACAAGGGAAGAATTTTTTTCAAGTTGAACTTACTTATGCCGTTGACTTTACTGCGCTTGACTATGTGTTTGTTGAACAACGAACGCCTACATTAGAAAAGAAATCTGTAATTGGATCATATAAAATTTTTCAATCACAATAA
- the mreD gene encoding rod shape-determining protein MreD: MTNPIVLYSIGFLFFALSQKFLVDKLALGGVRPDIILILLVFFARNEGQSAGTVVGFVVGLMTDLLYGTLGLSAFTKTIAGFVAGYFSNSEKRTNDLNFATAVFVTTFIHNVMFQVVGNFLMMPFWKMLLLQGVLGAFYTSVISYLLFSFVLRRYS; encoded by the coding sequence TTGACAAATCCAATCGTTTTATATTCAATCGGCTTTCTTTTTTTTGCCCTCAGTCAAAAATTTCTTGTCGATAAGCTTGCCTTGGGCGGCGTTCGCCCGGATATCATTCTCATTTTGCTTGTTTTTTTTGCTCGCAATGAGGGGCAAAGTGCTGGAACTGTGGTTGGGTTTGTAGTTGGGTTAATGACCGATTTACTTTATGGAACTTTGGGTCTCTCTGCATTTACCAAAACCATTGCCGGTTTTGTAGCCGGATATTTCAGCAATAGTGAAAAAAGAACCAATGACTTAAACTTTGCGACCGCAGTATTTGTAACCACTTTTATCCATAATGTCATGTTTCAAGTGGTTGGAAATTTTTTAATGATGCCCTTTTGGAAAATGCTGCTTTTACAAGGTGTTTTAGGAGCCTTTTATACTTCAGTCATTTCCTATCTCCTATTCTCTTTTGTGCTTCGCAGGTATTCTTAA
- a CDS encoding T9SS type A sorting domain-containing protein gives MKIRLVNFLFLFLFSFLFAQNELFAQPRAFQQKISSGHAISPFSKEKTTSGVGNFRVLGVMVQFLEDNDRATSGTGRFGGLTFLSAYQDTIIDPLPHDRAYFQRKLEFLNNYYSKVSDGKTTISGFIPEKIYTVSKRMGDYSPSRRTEDLTPLAELVKEVWEIVDRESPEIDFSQYDHFIIFHCGVGRDIDIVSLTGTDPTPRDLPSITFNERSLKRYLGNQYQGVPVDGGAFKINTTSVIPATESREIDVIGGKTLIQLSTNGLLAASFGGYLGLPDLFNTVTGRSGIGRFGLMDGESFFSFSGLFPPEPSAWERIRLGYASPRVITKSTAIRLPAQGLHQNPDSVVWKIPMNSKEYLLLENRQRRAELDGVRLTRFRNGVVDTVFYPFDQTDFRFENTGGFRGNVVGVKNYDWSLPTDSTRNQPRFNGGLLVWHIDESVIDTAIDSGRVNANRIKGVRLIEADGSPDIGENYGITSAGNGTQGGWVYDMYFQGNSSRVYTNALNFTSQPRLAANSGANTRISISSISASGSEMTATVNFGDELLSPVDGFQVQVPDQFQTNVPPLFHQASQSYFLLSSTGKLWRIRSGEVSQFTTLSLNPNLKPALNGNSLLAVKDSTLFRINVENQSVITYKAPTKITSPPSISTSTLSTRYYIGLSDGRIISLRTDFSQFAERTISNKPVIAAGNFFDLSADSARFSSIEFSLNGESFVQAAYVLAASTLRPSNPTTEGFPTDVFGFFQTDSRRIVKARFKDGQNFVSSVHTILSDLPEGKVTPFALANLENRNSYALIFGAVNKLYAFGEANASMSNFPVELPQGQEITTSPVSCDVNGDGYEEVIVLTKEGRLLIINREGKILTTQSISGGTVSTPAIYPGVTNGKLRLALVDQGGKFSLLDLSLSTANFSWQTLYGNNFNDFQAFRTNVNRPVVTFNEFMPESKVYNYPNPASTETKFRCYLTEPASITVKVFSLTGQKVWENTLEGRGGIDNELIWNLNGIQNGVYFATLQAKALSNGDTKLVKLKVAVVK, from the coding sequence ATGAAAATTCGCCTTGTGAATTTCTTATTTCTCTTTCTCTTCTCATTTCTCTTCGCGCAAAATGAACTATTTGCTCAGCCAAGGGCATTTCAGCAGAAAATCTCAAGCGGTCATGCCATTTCGCCTTTTTCGAAGGAAAAAACGACGAGCGGAGTCGGAAACTTCAGAGTGCTCGGTGTAATGGTTCAATTTTTAGAGGATAATGACCGAGCGACAAGCGGTACGGGGAGATTTGGTGGGCTCACATTCCTTTCGGCTTATCAAGATACAATCATTGATCCCCTTCCTCACGATAGAGCGTATTTTCAGCGCAAGCTTGAATTTTTGAACAATTACTATTCAAAGGTGAGCGATGGAAAAACTACGATTTCGGGTTTTATTCCCGAAAAAATTTATACCGTATCAAAACGAATGGGCGATTATTCACCCAGCCGTCGAACAGAAGATCTCACACCGCTCGCTGAATTGGTAAAGGAAGTGTGGGAAATCGTGGATCGAGAAAGCCCGGAGATTGACTTTTCTCAATATGATCACTTTATCATTTTTCATTGCGGTGTTGGGCGCGATATTGATATTGTTTCACTTACCGGGACTGACCCCACGCCGCGCGATTTACCTTCAATCACTTTTAATGAGCGCTCATTGAAGCGATATTTAGGTAATCAATATCAAGGTGTTCCGGTGGATGGAGGCGCTTTCAAAATCAATACAACCTCGGTTATTCCTGCAACGGAATCGCGAGAGATTGATGTCATTGGTGGTAAAACATTAATTCAACTTTCAACAAACGGTCTGCTCGCAGCAAGCTTTGGCGGATATTTGGGATTGCCTGATTTATTTAACACCGTTACCGGAAGAAGTGGTATCGGGCGATTTGGATTAATGGATGGAGAATCATTTTTCAGTTTCAGTGGTCTTTTTCCTCCAGAGCCTTCAGCTTGGGAGCGGATAAGATTAGGTTATGCCTCGCCACGGGTAATTACAAAATCAACTGCAATTCGTCTTCCCGCTCAAGGTCTCCATCAGAATCCGGATTCGGTGGTGTGGAAAATCCCAATGAACTCAAAAGAATATCTTTTGCTTGAAAACCGCCAAAGAAGAGCAGAATTGGATGGAGTTCGTTTAACTCGGTTTCGAAATGGCGTGGTTGATACAGTTTTCTATCCATTTGATCAAACCGACTTTCGTTTTGAAAATACCGGCGGATTCCGCGGGAATGTTGTTGGTGTAAAAAATTATGATTGGAGCCTTCCAACCGATTCAACTCGAAATCAACCGCGGTTCAATGGCGGTTTACTTGTTTGGCATATTGATGAAAGTGTCATTGATACGGCGATTGATTCAGGACGAGTGAACGCGAATCGTATTAAAGGTGTGCGACTCATTGAGGCGGATGGCTCACCAGATATTGGTGAGAATTATGGAATTACCTCAGCAGGAAATGGCACGCAAGGAGGATGGGTTTATGATATGTATTTTCAAGGAAACAGTTCAAGAGTTTACACCAATGCGTTGAACTTTACTTCCCAGCCAAGGCTTGCAGCCAATAGCGGTGCAAACACACGAATATCAATTTCATCGATATCAGCGAGCGGCTCTGAAATGACTGCTACAGTGAATTTTGGGGATGAGCTGCTTTCGCCGGTTGATGGTTTTCAAGTTCAAGTTCCCGATCAGTTTCAAACAAATGTACCCCCACTGTTCCATCAGGCAAGCCAAAGCTATTTTTTGCTTTCATCAACCGGTAAATTATGGCGAATTCGAAGCGGAGAAGTGTCTCAATTCACAACACTTTCGTTGAATCCAAATCTCAAGCCGGCACTAAACGGAAATTCTTTATTGGCTGTTAAGGATTCAACGCTATTCCGAATCAATGTGGAAAATCAATCGGTGATAACTTATAAAGCCCCGACAAAAATTACCTCTCCGCCTTCAATTTCCACCTCAACCCTTTCAACCCGTTACTATATTGGACTCTCCGACGGGCGAATCATTAGTTTGAGAACAGACTTCTCCCAATTCGCTGAAAGAACAATTTCAAATAAGCCGGTTATCGCAGCTGGAAATTTCTTTGATCTTTCGGCCGACTCTGCCCGATTTTCATCCATTGAATTTAGTTTGAACGGAGAGAGTTTCGTACAGGCGGCTTATGTTTTAGCGGCGAGCACTCTCCGCCCTTCAAACCCAACAACCGAAGGATTTCCAACAGATGTATTTGGTTTCTTTCAAACAGATTCAAGGCGAATTGTAAAAGCTCGGTTCAAGGATGGTCAAAATTTTGTTTCCTCTGTTCATACAATTTTGAGCGACTTACCAGAAGGGAAGGTTACTCCATTTGCGCTCGCAAATCTAGAAAATCGAAATTCTTATGCATTGATTTTTGGTGCGGTTAATAAACTCTACGCTTTTGGGGAAGCCAATGCATCAATGTCTAATTTTCCAGTTGAACTCCCGCAAGGACAAGAAATAACAACAAGCCCCGTTTCCTGTGATGTTAATGGCGATGGGTATGAAGAAGTTATTGTTCTTACAAAAGAAGGGAGACTATTGATAATCAACCGAGAAGGAAAAATTCTTACAACGCAATCCATTTCAGGCGGTACTGTTTCAACCCCTGCCATTTACCCGGGCGTGACCAATGGCAAGCTTCGGCTTGCTCTTGTTGATCAAGGTGGGAAATTTTCGCTTTTAGACCTTTCCTTAAGCACCGCAAATTTTTCTTGGCAAACGCTTTATGGCAATAACTTCAATGATTTTCAGGCATTTAGAACCAATGTGAATCGTCCGGTTGTTACATTTAATGAATTTATGCCGGAGTCAAAGGTTTACAATTATCCCAATCCTGCGAGCACTGAAACCAAGTTTCGTTGTTACCTTACTGAGCCGGCTTCGATTACGGTAAAAGTATTTTCGCTCACCGGTCAAAAAGTTTGGGAAAATACTCTAGAAGGGAGAGGCGGAATAGACAACGAATTAATTTGGAATCTTAATGGCATTCAAAATGGGGTTTATTTTGCTACGCTTCAAGCAAAGGCATTAAGCAACGGAGATACAAAATTAGTAAAGTTGAAAGTAGCAGTCGTGAAATAA
- a CDS encoding YtxH domain-containing protein: MSSGGKFLLGLGAFAAGVAVGLLIAPKSGKELREDIKKKVKGFPDLYKDDLNGVDVEISGRDLEEQLIK; encoded by the coding sequence ATGAGCAGTGGTGGTAAATTTCTGTTGGGATTAGGAGCCTTTGCGGCGGGTGTTGCCGTAGGGCTATTGATTGCGCCGAAATCCGGAAAAGAACTTCGGGAAGACATCAAGAAAAAAGTCAAAGGCTTTCCGGATTTATATAAGGACGATTTAAACGGAGTTGATGTTGAAATCAGCGGTCGAGACCTTGAAGAGCAACTTATTAAGTGA